The following is a genomic window from Pseudothermotoga thermarum DSM 5069.
TTTCAATAGTCAAAACTATAGTTGATAGACACAATGGAAAGATATACGTGGAAAGTGAGGTTGGCGTTGGGACAACTTTTACCGTAGTGTTGCCAGTTAAGCAGGGAGAGAGAAAAGATGAGAATGTACGATATCATCAAAAAGAAGCGTGATGGAAATGAGTTAACAACTGAGGAGATAAATTTCGTCGTTGAAAAGTACGTTTCCGGCGAAATACCGGATTATCAAATGGCGGCCTTTTTGATGGCTGTTTATTTTCGCGGTCTCAACGAACGAGAAACCTATGACCTGACGATTGCAATGGCAAGATCCGGTGAATTCGTTGATCTTTCGGCTATCTCCGGAATCAAGGTGGATAAGCATTCCACAGGTGGCGTCGGTGACAAGGTAACTTTGGTTGTTCTACCGATCGTGGCTTGCTTTGGTGTGAAAGTTGCAAAAATGTCAGGTCGAGGACTTGGACACACCGGTGGCACCATAGACAAGCTTGAGTCGATACCAGGAATGAGAGTGGAGCTTGACAAATCGGAGTTTTTTAAAGTGGTCAACGAAGTTGGTTTTTCCATAATTAGTCAAACGGGAAACCTTGTCCCAGCTGATAAGAAAATCTATGCTCTTAGAGATGCAACCGCCACGGTAGACAACATATCCTTGATCGCTTCAAGCATTGTCAGCAAAAAACTTGCAAGCGGTGCGGATGCGATTGTTTTTGATGTCAAAGTTGGATCTGGGGCTTTCTTGAAAGATATAGATTCAGCCAGAAAGCTTGCCAGATTGATGATAGATATACTCGCAAGGTATGGAAAACGTGCGAAGGCCGTTTTGTCTGATATGGATCAGCCACTTGGAAGAATGGTTGGTAATTCCCTTGAGGTAATCGAAGCGATAGAGTGCTTAAAAGGATTGGGTCAAAAGGATCTTGAGAAGTTATCGATTCGTATAGCAAAAGAAATGCTCGAATTAGCCGATGTTAAAGTAACCGAAGCGCAAATATTGGAGGCTTTGATCTCGGGCGAGGCTT
Proteins encoded in this region:
- a CDS encoding pyrimidine-nucleoside phosphorylase yields the protein MRMYDIIKKKRDGNELTTEEINFVVEKYVSGEIPDYQMAAFLMAVYFRGLNERETYDLTIAMARSGEFVDLSAISGIKVDKHSTGGVGDKVTLVVLPIVACFGVKVAKMSGRGLGHTGGTIDKLESIPGMRVELDKSEFFKVVNEVGFSIISQTGNLVPADKKIYALRDATATVDNISLIASSIVSKKLASGADAIVFDVKVGSGAFLKDIDSARKLARLMIDILARYGKRAKAVLSDMDQPLGRMVGNSLEVIEAIECLKGLGQKDLEKLSIRIAKEMLELADVKVTEAQILEALISGEALKVFRKFLKAQGGDEGIVEDYSKLPVAKETVFVPSEKSGYVYKINAEAVGLASVLLGAGRSKKEDVIDHGVGIEVLKKVSDFVQKGEPLVKLYVGKRSKVDDAIKLIKEAYEIRQEQPEPKDVVLEVIE